AGACTATTGTCTGCCCCGGTGTCTTTTCTAGCTGCACTTATGGGCACCTTGTGTAaagacatttcccagcctcccttgcagctggatgtggccatgtgactaagttcAGGCCAACGAAAGGTAAGTGGAAGTGTTGTGTCTGTCTTTGAAGGTTGGAGCATAGCCTTCTGCCCTTGCTTCCCCATCCCTGCCAACTGGAATGTGGGTGTGATAGCTGGCACTCAGGCAACCATTTTGGACTGAAAGGCTACATGCTAAGGATAATGGGGAAACAAACTCAAGGGACCTGGGGCCCTGACTTTTCATGGTAAAGTTCAATGTCATTTAAGTCACTGTTATTTGGGCCTTCTGTGTAATGGGGCCAAAACCTAATCCTAATTAAATACTATCTACcagcggggtgcggtggctcacgcctgtaatcccagcactttgggaggctgaggtgggcagatcacctgaggtcaggagtttgagactagcctggctaacacggtaaaaccccatttctactaaaaatacaaaattagccaagtgttggGGCAGATgcctactcatgaggctgaggcaggagaatcgcttgaacctgggaggcagaggttgcggtgagctgagattgtaccattgcactccagcttgggcaacaagagcaaaactctgtctcaaaaaacaaagacaaaaccaaaaaaactatcAAAGGTTTGGGGCTTGGATATGAACTCCTTAGGAGCAAGACTTGTGTTTATGCACCACTCTCTCCCCAGATCAGCCAGTGTCTTACACACAATAGGGGCTCAGTAAATGGTTGGCAAAGTAATGAGGCATGTAAAACCTTGCCACAGAGGACTCAGTAAATGATTCCTATgagaccttccttccttccttccttccttccttccttcctcccttcctccctccctccctccctccctttttcctttcctttcctttaccttcctttcctttcctttctttctctttctctctttttctttctttcttcctttctttctcttttttctttctttctctctctctttctttctctttctttttctttctctctttctctttctccttttttctttctttctctctttctctttctttcttttctttctttcctcttcctttctccttccttccttctttccctccctccctctctcccttccttccttccttctttccttccttcctcccttccttccttccttccttccttctttccctcccttcctcccttcctccctccctccctttctcccttccttcctttttctttgtttctagacagggtcttgctcggtcacccaggctggagtgcactggcatgatcatggctcactacagcctcagtctcctgggcttaagcaatccttcccaCTTTAGCCTGGGACTATGcatgtgtgctaccacgcccagttaatttaaaaaaaaaaaacaaaaaactttttttagaggtgggactctctctatgttgctcaggctggtcttgaactcctggcctcaagtgatcttcctgcctcagccacccaaagtgctgggattacaggcacaagtcactgtgcccagcctcatatgAGGCTTTTCACACGAGGAAGTGTGACATGTTGGAGTCACACAGACTTGGGTTTGAGTCCAAGCTGTACCACTCACTGGACGTGACCCTGGGCAAGCGATCAAAGCCTCCGttgcctcatctgtgaaacaggcTGACATCAGGATCTATCTCAAAGCCAGCCCTAAGGGGTACTCCCCAGTGCTTGCTGGACACCCGAGGGAGGCACCCCAGCTGCTCACCTGGTGATCTTGGGCAGGGAGACAAGTTTGCCTGCGGTGGTGGCAGCGTGGAAGCTGTGGGCGCCAAAAGTCTCCATGGCGATGACAGGCACGTCCCCCCAGCCCACCTCCTGCAGCCCCTGGACCACTCCACACAGCAGGCCCCCGCCGCCCACTGATAGCGCGATGGCCCCAGGCTTTTCCCACAGTGTCTCTTTCAGCTCTTTCACGATGGAAGCGTGGCCTTCCctggagggtggggagagggggtggCAGGTCAGGGCTAGGCTTCCTGGAGACACCAGCTCAGGTTTGCACCGGCCTTATCCCAGCTGATGGGGCCTGGAGCTagttccctccccacccccaaccttggCTTCTAGCTGCCAGCCTCTTGTCTCTACCTGAGGACCTTCTCTGGCCACCTGAGCTACCTGCAAACAGAGTCAGGAGATGGCAGCCCCTTAAGGCAGCCCTCAACCAATGGCTACGAGTCGGTGTACAAACTCCCCTGCTCCTTCTCCCAGGGGGCGGGAAACTGCTGTGCGCCTTCTGCACTGGCTCCCAGGGTCCCCGAGGGATTAAGCTCCAGCCACCCACAGTGGCCACCTGCCTTTGAAAGCCCCCTTCCTGACATTTTGGACTGgatgatagaaaaagaaaaaagaaacagcaagccCCCTTCCTTCCCTGGCTCACTTCCCCAGTCCCCCACtgaatcacctcccaaataaactccTTTCCCTGAAACCTTTGTCCCCAAGTCTGCTTCCAGGAGGACTCAACTGCAGACACTTGGGCATCTGTGTGCTTGCATGTTCAGCCTTGGGTGTGTTGCATGTGCAGCTGTGGATAATGGGCATTTGGTGACATGTGTGCACTTGCTGCTGCACCTGGGTGTAAcatgtgtttcttcttttttttttttttttttttttttgagatggagtctcactctcttgcccaggctggagtgcagtggcgtgatcttggctcactgcaacctccacctcccaggttcaagcgattctcctgccttagcctccctaggagctgggattacaggcgtgtgtcaccaagtccaggtaatttttgtatttttagtagagatggggtttccccatgttggccagactggtctcaaactcctgacctcaagtgatcctcccaccttggcctcccaaagtgctgggattacaggcgtgagccactgtgccccgcctaaGTGTGCTTCTACATGGTGGTGTGCGCACACATGTGCAGCTGCTGTGCGTGAGGACGTGATGATGTGCATCATAGCAATGCCTGCCCAGTGATATAGGGCGGTGGCTGCCACCCCCACCAAGTGACCTTGAACTCCACATACCAGATGAGGGGGTCATCAAATGGGGGAATGTAGACCCAACCCGGGTTGTTCTTCGCTAGGGCCTTGGCCAGCTCGAAGGCTTCATCCAATaactgcaaagtcacaggggAGATAGGAGGGGGTGAGGCACAGGGGGCACCCTGTCCAGCCACCAGGCGccctctctcttccctgcccAGCCAGCAGGCGccctctctcttccctgcccTGGGTCGGCACTCACCTCACCCACCACCTTGACTGTGGCACCTTCATTCTTGAGGCGCTCAATGGTGAGAGCAGGTGTGGTGCTGGGCACCACGATGGTGGCAGGGACGCCGAGTTGCCTGGCCGCATATGCAGCCGCCATGCCTGCGTTGCCCGCTGCCAGGGTCGGGGGTGGAGAGCGTGTCAGTGTCGGAGCAtctgggagcccaggcaggactGCTTACCCTCTAATGGGGGCTCTGGAGTTCCCCCCTCACCTCCCCACCCTGGACGACTGCTGGCCTCCCCCTGGAATTCCAAATTGGTGGCTGCTGCCATTGTTTTCAGTGGCACATTGCTGGGGAAACCAGGGCTCAGAGAAGCAGAGTGTCTGATCCCAGGACACACAGCAGAGGACAGGATGGGGAAGCAGATCACTTACCCGAGGAGCAGACAAAATGTGCACAGCCTTGCTTGGCCCACTGTGGAGACAACAGGAGAGGCACTCAGGCCCACTTCCCAGTCATTGCCTGTGCTCTTCCTCCCCACCTGGAATACCTGCCAGGATTCCAGTGGACACGGACGTTTCCTTCACTCAGAATTTGTTCTACCCTTGTCTGAGACTGCACCTCCCATCTCCAAAGAGACTGGCTCAGGAAAGGGTGGAGGAAAACAGGCGACTGATGGCTCTGGGATCAGTGCCAAGGAACCCTCCTGGAAGGGCACCCCTCAACCAGAGGAAGCCCTAATGGTGGACGCTCAGTCCTTGCGGGGAGTCAGCAGGCTTATCCTACAACGCCTTTAATTTCACACAGCACTGGCCCTGCCCTGTCGAGGAAGGAGGACCTGCCACCCCTGCCCAGATAATGCTGACCCGGTCCTGTACCCTCTTGCAGAAATGCCCAATGCCCCGGATCTTGAAGGAGCCGGAGGGCTGGGCACTGTCCATCTTGAGGTAGACGCTGGTGCCGGCCATTTTGGACAGGGCCATGCTGTCACGGATGGGGGTCTTCACGTGCAGGGGTTCTCCAGACATCATTgctgggagaaagaaaggaaacccaGAGGGTTAGGAGAGCTAGCCCGGGTGCCGGCACTGCCAGAGTGATCCCTTCCTTCGCCTCCCAGCAAGCCAAGCAAGGCCTCAGATGAGACAGCATCCTGGAGACCTGGGCTCTAATCACAAGTGGGCCACCTACTCGCCATGTGACATCAGACAGAGAATCACGCCTCGGCCTCAGCTCTATCAGGGATCACGCTCCACTCCTGACCTCTCACACATTTGctgggaggctgaagagagaACACTCAAACCTTGGAGCTTTCAAAATGCATGaggtgaggccgggcacagtggcttatgcatgtaataccagcactttgggaggccaaggctggtggatcacaaggtcagaagttcgagaccagcctggccaacaaggtgaaaccccgtctctactaaaaatacaaaaaattagctgggcgtggtggcacacgcctgtaaccccagctacttaggaggctgaggcaggagaatcatttgaacccaggaggcggaggttgcagtgagtgagatcacgccattgcactcctgcctgggtgacagagcaagactctgtcttgaaaaaaaaaaaaaaaagaagaagaagaagaagaaagagaattagccaggcatggtgccaggcacctgtaatctcagctactcaggaggctgaggcaggagcatcacttgaactgaggaggtggaggttgtaatgggccaagatcgagccactgcactccagcctgggcaacagagtgagactgcatctcaaaaaaaaaaagaatagtctaTCTATCTATGCGAAAAATTCAgggacacccacacacacagataatccatccacacacacatactccatccacacacacacacacgatccaGCCCCACACACAAtccatccacacacacatatagtccatatgtttcttttatttttttaaaaatttttttatttgaatttttttttttttttgttccacaCGTTTCCATGTGCACAGAGCATTTCAGGAAACATGCGTGACAGGCTGGCCAGGGTGGGGCCTCTGAGGAGAGCTGGCCCTCGGGATCATAGCACCCACCTTTTGCACAGTTTGAATGTTTTACCATGTGCCTCTATTACTTACTTAaatgcatacatttaaaaaaaacctgggctgggcacggtgactcacacctgtaatcccagcactttgggaggccgaggcgggtggatcacgaggtcaggagatcgagaccatcctggctaacatggtgaaaccccgtctctactaaaaatacaagctactcgggaggctgaggcaggagaatggcgtgaacccgggaggcggagcttgtagtgcgccgagatcgcgccactgcactccagcctgggctacagatcgagactctgtctcaaacaaacaaacaaacaaaaacaacctggCAGCTGGCTCTTCTGACATGCAGTTCCAAGTATCTTGGCTTAAATGGACGATCCCAGGACCCAGCAGAATGCCTGActcatagtagatgttcaataaatatttatttaaaacaaacaaacaaacaaacaaaactaacttTTGGGAAGCCCaatattcagttaggaaaagctctttcataattattaattttgtcaTAATTATTATAGCAGTGACTAATCActtagcttttaaattttatttatttatttattcattcattcattcattccagtagagatggggttttgctatgttggccaggctggtctccaactcctggcctcaagcgttctgcccacctcagcctcccaaactgttgggattacaggcatgagccacagcacctggcttgctgttgttttaagtcacattTTGGGGTAGTTTGGTACACAGCAACAGAAAGGGGAATATTAacataatttgcccaaagtcacactgtgagtgaggcagggaggcaggatttgaacttggGCAGTTGGCTCCAGGGCTCAGGCTCTCTCTGCGACCCATGGGTGTGGCTCAGGCTCCTGCTTCTGGATGGGCTCTGAGGGATGAAGCAGCTGGGGTGGCCCGGGGTCTAGCCACAGCCACGTCCACCCACCCAGCCTTCCCATCTCCCCTGCCTTCTGCTGAGAGTCTCAGGGAGGATTTGATTCTCCTCAACTTGGGCCGGGCCAGAAGAGATCAGCTGACGATGGCCGAGGGGCTCTCTGgttccccctccctccaccatcCCAGAAGGCCAGGCAAGGGTGGCTAGCCAGAGACCCATCTCCAATGCCACCTTGTCCAGCCCCCTGTCCTGGGCACTCCTAGCTTGGACATCCATCCGCCGCTCCCAGAATGAGCCAGACATCCCTTGGTCAGAGGGAGAATGAGGGGTGGGGATTCCAACTGCCCCGCCAGACTTAGCATCCCCTAAATAGGTCACCCCTTGTCCATCTGAATTAACTGACATTAGGGGCCTGGGAGGGGAACTTGAACAGACACCCTCTCTCCGCTGGATCTCTTGAATAAAAATCAGAGACTGGGGCAAACTTCAAAACAGGACGTTCCCATATCGGCATGAACTTTCAGCTCCTGGAGGTTAATCCCCAAACAATGGGATCCCggtttttatttagttatttttagagaacctccctctgtcacccaggctggagtgcagcggcgcaatctcggctcactgcaacctccgccttctgggttcaagcgattttcctgcctcagcctcctgagtagctgggatcacagacatgcaccaccatgcccgaataatttttgcatttttagtggagacagggtttcaccatattgggcaggctggtctcgaactcctgacctcaagtcatctgcctgccttggcctcccaaagtgctgggattacaggtgtgagccaccgcacccagttctGACTGACTCGACATTAAAGGCCGGTGTAGGTCACCAAGGCCTGGCCTCAGGGACAACCGGGGTGGGAGTCAGAGGAGCCGGCCACGAAGACCCTTTTCAGGTGGGTTTGGGGCGCCTCTCTTGCCGTTTGTCCCAGGCGGTGCCATGGGATGCCTTCAGGTAAAAGGACAGGGCTCCCTCTGCAGGCAGCCCCTTCTCTGCCGCGGCTTTCCGTGAAGTGAGCATCCGTTAACTGCATCCAGCCTGCCCCAAGGATCCCTGTCCCAAGGATCGCAAGACTTCAGAAGAGGTTgtgcctggggaggaggaggcagggaccCCTGAAGCCGCTGTCTGCCCACTCCGGCAGTCGGAAGCCGCCTTCCCTCTCATTTGGTtcacagtaagtgctcagtcGGTATGAACTATTATGAAATCTGGGCTGGACACCTTAAGTGCAGGTCATCCTTTCACCGTCACAACCACCTGAGGAGGAAGGCGATATGctcatccccattctacagatgtggaagctgaggcacagaactGGACACAAACTCAGTGTTTAGGCCCAAatggctcttttttaaaaatttgagacaaggtcttgctgtgtcacccaggctggagtgcaggggcgcaataattgctcactgcagactcgacctcttgggctccaacaatcctcccaactcagccttcccagtagctgggactacagctgtgcaccaccacactatactaattaaattctttttttaggtcaggagttcgagaccagcctggccaacatggtgaaaccccatctctactaaaaatacaaaaattagccgggcgtggtggcacacgcctgtagtccaagctactcgggaggctgaggcaggagaatcacttgaacccaggaggtggaggttgcagtgagcccagattgtgccattgcacttcagcctgggtgacagagtgagacgtctgtcttaaaaaaaaaaaaatttttttttttttagagattggggggggggggtctcactctgttgcccagctcaGTCTCGAACttgtggcctcaagcaaccctcccacctcagccttccagtgttgggattacaggcatcagccaccatgcccagccttgacgGACTCTTTCTATGTCTCCCTCTTCCCCTGGGAAACCACAGGCTAGCCCGGGACACTCCAGTCCTGAGGTGGGACTGAGGATGGGGCCACTTACCCGGCAAAGGTGATGGGTCTGAGCAGGAGTCAGAGCCAAGCcagcgagggagggagggatcaATTGAGTAGATAGCCCACGAAGAGAGGGGGCTGAGGACGGGTGGACAGTCTTCTGAATGGTCCCAGGGGCTACTCGGTCCTGGGCTTTATTCCCCCGGCACCTCTGGGCAGCCAATGGGGCCCTGGGGCTGGCTACACCCCCCCTCCCTCCAGCCAGGACCCACCCCCCTGGCTCGAGGCCACTGGGGCTGTCAGAAGGGAGGTGGAATCTGGCCAAGCTTTCTTCTTTGGCAGCTTCCTCCTGCCTTTCCCACAACccactcctcctccctctttccacTTCCCCTTTCCATCCTCAGTTtcgtgaaaggaaaataaaaaattgggaCCCCCAACTCACtatgccaaaagaaaaagaattaagctAAAAGCTGAGTCATGTAAGAAACTGCCTTTCCTTTAGTTCCTAAGCAGATAGCTTCAGATGAAAGGTTAAATATTGgctcggcattttgggaggccgaggtgggtggatcacctgaggtcaggaattcgagaccagcctggccaacatggtgaaatcccgtctctactaaaaatacaaaaatcagctgggtgtggtggcacgtgcctgtaatcctagctactcaggaggctgaggcacgagaattgcttgaacctgggaggcagaggttgcagtgagacgagatctcaccactgcactccagccttcacaacagaaagaaaaaaaaaaggttaaatatcCCCACAGGTCGCTACTCtatgttcaccttatcttatgtaaagtgctGATTTATTGAGATCAAGACAAATACATAATTGGTTACTTCCCTATCTGCCCCTCTTCTCTTACAAACTGTGGATTTGGTAATGTGGCCATAgcctccttctttcctctccagcttgcttttctcctttaaatacTGACACCCTAAAGTCATCTCTGGAGAAAAGCACAGACCTGTCTCCCAGGTGCATTCTTAACCTTGGcgaaataaatttctaaatggATTGAGTCCTGTCTCAATCTTTTTGATTCTTTTTGATTTATAGATTGGAGACTCATGAAAGGGACCCTGGGTGGAGGTGACCCTGACCTTTGACAAGTCTCCTACTGGTGCTTggtgggtcttgctctgtcaccctggctggagtgcaatggcatgttcttggctcactgcaacctccatctcctgggttcaagcgatgctcctgttTCAACCCCCCAAATaactgggagtataggcatgtgccaccacactcagctaattttttgtatttttagtagagatggggtttcaccatgttaggcaggctggtcttgaagtcctgacctcaagtgatccacccgcctcagtctcctagagtgccgggattacaggcgtgagccaccatgccggccttGAGCGATCTTGATTGCCCTCCAAAATAGGACAGTTTGCTGAGGCCTGGGAGCTCCCCACCTCCAGAGAACTCCTGATCTCCCACAATTGGTTGATATCTAAGCTTGATTTCCCTGAACAGCTCCTTTTCTGCGTTTTACTCACTTCCAACAAGGAAGGTGAGTTTTCCGGCTTCCATGATGATGGCAAGCAGGCAGCTCCTTTCTGGAGTTTCACTTGTGTCCGGCAGGGAAGGCAAGTTTGAGTTTTCcctgcttctaggatggtagaGAGCGGTCTTCAGCCTGGGCCCCATGACTAGAAGTTAGGGTTAACAaccagctggtcttaatttctccctACTTTTAGAGCGCGCAGTAATCGTATAAATTGCTTGATTGTTTCCCTTGCTtaactgtttttgtttctgttgttgttttgttgtttctgtcttttccccattggaCTGGACCAACTCCACTTGACTTGGTCAAATCTGAAGGAAAGTTTCATATTATGGCGAACAAGGTCTCATGAATTGGCTAAATATccacagctggaaaaaaaaaaaggaaaaagaaaaaacagccagcaaaagaaaaaagagagagagagagaaggatttTGATTGCCTGAGGGGCATTATTTACATAACAAGGCCATCTTTTGCTAGCCAAGCCAAACTGAAAGAGGCTACATGGCTGTCACCTCACGCTAG
The Gorilla gorilla gorilla isolate KB3781 chromosome 10, NHGRI_mGorGor1-v2.1_pri, whole genome shotgun sequence genome window above contains:
- the SDS gene encoding L-serine dehydratase/L-threonine deaminase isoform X2, yielding MMSGEPLHVKTPIRDSMALSKMAGTSVYLKMDSAQPSGSFKIRGIGHFCKRWAKQGCAHFVCSSAGNAGMAAAYAARQLGVPATIVVPSTTPALTIERLKNEGATVKVVGELLDEAFELAKALAKNNPGWVYIPPFDDPLIWEGHASIVKELKETLWEKPGAIALSVGGGGLLCGVVQGLQEVGWGDVPVIAMETFGAHSFHAATTAGKLVSLPKITSVAKALGVKTVGAQALKLFQEHPIFSEVISDQEAVAAIEKFVDDEKTLVEPACGAALAAVYSHVIQKLQLEGNLRTPLPSLVVIVCGGSNISLAQLRALKEQLGMTNGLPK
- the SDS gene encoding L-serine dehydratase/L-threonine deaminase isoform X1 is translated as MMSGEPLHVKTPIRDSMALSKMAGTSVYLKMDSAQPSGSFKIRGIGHFCKRVQDRWAKQGCAHFVCSSAGNAGMAAAYAARQLGVPATIVVPSTTPALTIERLKNEGATVKVVGELLDEAFELAKALAKNNPGWVYIPPFDDPLIWEGHASIVKELKETLWEKPGAIALSVGGGGLLCGVVQGLQEVGWGDVPVIAMETFGAHSFHAATTAGKLVSLPKITSVAKALGVKTVGAQALKLFQEHPIFSEVISDQEAVAAIEKFVDDEKTLVEPACGAALAAVYSHVIQKLQLEGNLRTPLPSLVVIVCGGSNISLAQLRALKEQLGMTNGLPK